In Paludisphaera rhizosphaerae, the sequence TGGTTTGACATGCGGATCATCGCGGGGCAGAAGCGCGGGCACAAGATCGAGGGCCCGCGCGCGACGGCGAACATGCGGCCGACAAGCGACCTGGTGCGCGAGTCGCTGTTCAACATCGTCGGCGCGATGATGCCGGGGAGGACGGCCGTCGACCTGTTCGCGGGGACGGGAGCGATCGGCCTGGAAGCCCTCAGCCGGGGCGCCGAGGGGGCCGTGTTCGTCGAGAAGGATCGCGAGGCCGTCGCCCTGATCCACACCAACGTGAACAAGCTCCGGTATCAGGACCGAAGCCAGATCCGCCTGGCCGACGCCTACCGATGGGCCCGGGTCCACGCCGCGGAGATCGGTCGGCCGCTCGCCGTCTTCCTCGACCCGCCCTATCGCGATTACGAAACCGGCGTGAAACGCATCCGCGCCACGCTCGACCATCTCGTCGAGCATCTCCCCGAAGGCTCGATCATCGCGCTGGAGGCCGGCCGGGTCCTGGACGATTCGATCCTCCCCGACTTCG encodes:
- the rsmD gene encoding 16S rRNA (guanine(966)-N(2))-methyltransferase RsmD, yielding MRIIAGQKRGHKIEGPRATANMRPTSDLVRESLFNIVGAMMPGRTAVDLFAGTGAIGLEALSRGAEGAVFVEKDREAVALIHTNVNKLRYQDRSQIRLADAYRWARVHAAEIGRPLAVFLDPPYRDYETGVKRIRATLDHLVEHLPEGSIIALEAGRVLDDSILPDFDRWDIRRYGDTQIAFWTRDGVEVDEGSEAEEVAEEGAGEEVGDG